The following DNA comes from Tachypleus tridentatus isolate NWPU-2018 chromosome 9, ASM421037v1, whole genome shotgun sequence.
aaaatgtttagaagtgagtagttttttcgagattagcgactgtaacgtaaatcactttcacgtatcagaccccaaatatagtctcccatgaTGTTtgcgttatacgctcccaggtcacaaaagcaaagtttgaagagaaaaataggtctttttccatatactttaggcataaggaattgggaaataacactttcagtccaggaacaagaaaaagtgaaatttttgttacatagtgtaatgagtGTACCCATTTCATGAATTAATATCTTCCAATCATTttaagttattgttgttgttgttttttcctttatGTCAGCGTATACTTTTAATTCAACTGGTGTACTGAATTAAGTACATTACTCATTGGGTTAATTTTTACTTCTGAATTATGTTTTGACCAGTAGTTGTTCATAATCACAAACACTAAGCATTGATTTCCAAACGAATATATCACATCATTAAGATGTTTTTCAGTAAATAGATAAAATTACGTAGACTTGGGCCTTAACACCAAGTTAACACCAGTTTAATTTAAagtacatttaataattaaaaatgcaaaatacaCAGGTTAAAATTATTAGTCGAAAAATACGCCAAATGTCAGtagataaaacattttgataacaaatcaCTAATGATATTATGCTCACCAGTTCTATTCGATAGTTTTGATTGGTACCGATTACAACATTCCATCTAACATCAGCATTATGAGCATTTCAGAAGTTACCTTTCAGATTCGTGAACAGGGATCTGGTGTTTTCTGctcccaaagctacacaatgggctatctgtggtctgcccaccacgggtatcgaaacccggtttttagcgttgtaagtccgtagacataccgctgagccactggggggttctatatataacagtactgtctgttgtctgtccatTTAACTACTTCGCAGGATGTAAATGGATCTTCACCTAGATTGGTACGGAGGTACATTAGGTCCATGTAGCGGTAGTTACACATTTTCACTTCTGCATTTTTcgttttttattggtgttttttaCCACTAACACACCTCCTATCAATGGACCTTCACCAAATTTTCtatggaggttcattgggtccatgaggagatacatacaaattttcagttttgtatttttcgtgtttttttatgGGCGAGTTTTACCACTATTTCTCCCCTTATTGATGGATCCTCACCAAATTTGGCAAGAAGGTTTTTTTGGGTCTATGCAAAGATACATACGAATACAGTTTGATGGACGTTTTTTACAATTATACTTAAGAGAGGAATTTTTTATGTCTTAAAATAACCTTTCACTAATGATggatttacataacttccgtccagtgGACGAATACTCCAGTTAGtatataataagttttaataaccaGACTCCTAAGCTGTCAGAGAACATTCTGGCTGCTTGGGATCTCCCACATTCACTGGTAGAGCTCTATTGTCCAGCACACACGTTGTCACTCTCCCTTAGGAGATGGCGTTAGGCACCATGCGAGGTCCTACTGAAGAGTAGATGTTAGACCGTTAAATGAGAGAAATGTTTTTGTATATGTCACGTGATTATTAAGAACGTGGTATAACAAgacttaataaaatacatttttaaaagacCGAAGCCTAGCATAGGCTgctggttaaagcactcgattcgtagtCCAGGTCGCAAGTACCTTGTTATCAAGTATGACTGCCGTTTCAGTTTAGTATTAAATACAAGAAGTCTGAAATGATTAGGTTTTAAATACGTGGCCTTTATCACAAGGTGAAGTTATACGTCTGACAAATTTTGACAGGGCTCCGCCTCTATAGAATTTAACACAGTACCAATTGGCGATATCGAATAACACGAGAAATAACAAAGTTTGTATTTCCACACATAAATGAAACCTACAACTTCACTTTGGTTAACACACGTAATTTTAGAcacgtaaaagaaaaacaaactaaacactcGCTCTTGTACAGCCAATCAGTACGTGAAATGGCACAAACGCTCTACAAGTTTGTATCCATGAGGGATGATGAAACACGtgtagtttcttttaaaaaaatattgggACACATTTAGGTTTATCATACTTTTCagaattttcctttattttaataagatttaGCGCGAAATGAccacaataattaaatatgtgAAAAACTTGTTTTCTCTCATACAAACATGtacgtttatttgtttaaaaaatacctgtgattataagaaaaaaaaaacaatgacaaaTGTTTATGTTCTACGTCCTGATCGATTTAACAGTTTGTAGAATTCCAgttattagaaatattagaaacatCATTCCTAGCTCTACGGATGGATTGAAACAACCACTGCAACcgaaacagaaaatgttttatatattttacttttgataacaataaataaatataaataaaactgtcttttaaATGATCCGTTACCCAACTTTTGTCTATTTTAATTAGGCTAGGATAATTGTATATAGCTAGATGTTGAAATAAATAGGTAGAATTTTTGTCCTTCACAATACGATTATAATATAATGCggaataaaaatacacattatttcaTACATTAATATACTTATCATTATATCCATAGAATTTTGCTCACAAAAGAAGCAATtcagacatatataaatataatgaaagaaaCTGACCCCGATGTGCCACTATAAaaccattttataaaaatatattttaatattttgtttatttgttgccGTTGTCTTATTTCAGGATACAGTTGTAGCGCTAACCAGGATAATGCACGATATCGAACCCCTGTCTGTAAAACGGTTCAGTCTCCTGCTTGTGTTACTCTATGTGGTCTTTGTGGAGTTCTCATCAGGAAAATATTTGAATTGTCTTGCTCAGTGCCAAACAAAGAAGGATTGCAGGCAGTGCCACCTCAGACTGCCTCTACGATTTGGGAAAAGAAACGACGACAAAATCAGAGTTCCAATGCGTTTCGGCAAACGTGGCAACTTAGTCACAGAAGAGCACCCTGATGATGTAAATTCATTATACTTAATCCAGGATAAAGCTTCGGATGAGACTCTTGCTGTTGATAATATTAACGACCCTGGTATCAAAAGAAAGTTAGAGCTACTTCGTGAGGAAGCACAACTGCTTTCCAAGCTACTTGGAAGTTTCATGGAGGATCTTCTGGACGCTGAGGAGgaatggaaaaataaatagagTTACGAGTGgattttgttacatgttttttAGGCGTGTCTTAATCGATAATCAAGGCTTGTCCTGCTCAATATTTAGCTTAAGATGTGATTTTAGTCTCTGAATAGTAACGTAACTCAACACCAACAGATGAAACAAGTGTGAATTacattatttcttgtttctttaccGTCATATTTCTGTTGCTATTTCTTTGCATCACCGctatgtgaataaaattattacgTTATCTGCCTTTTCtggttaaaatattcagttttcttatccagaaaaattaaacatgcagtaattaaaataagaacattggAACAAGTATAAACAcatttacgttttaatttctcgGTATTGTCGTTTCTTCCTCACTACACATTCATAAAGCTATGAAATATGGCACACGCTATAAAATATATGTCTTCTTTGACagtggcggcccggcatggccaggtgggttaaggcgttcgacttgtaacctgagggttgcgggttcgaatccccgtcgtaccaacatgctcgccctttcagccgtgggagcgttataatgtgagatcaatcctactattcgttggtaaaagagtaacccaagagttggcagtgagctagtcttacagtgctaaattaggtggctagcgcagatagccatcgtgtagctttgtgcgaaattcaaaacaaaccaaactttgacAGTGTCATACACTTAAAGACCAGACACCAATTGCTACATTCAACAAAACCGATAATAGTTTCTGCCTATAGGAAAAAAAGATTTTTCTCTGACAATGTCATTACACCTAACGATAGACTAAATAGCAACAGAAACCttcaacaaaaacaaaggtttttctttgttttcacacTTAACGTTAGACCAAAGACTAACAGCTATTTTTAGCAAAACCCGTAGTAGTTCTTTGTCTATAAGAaagctgtaaaataataaatatcagtacaTTTTCAAatgcataaatattttgaaagtaaactTAATAATTGTACCCAAcgacaaaatattaaaagtaggcctagaaaatattgtttcatgGTGCCACCAATAGGTGACGAGAATAGAGTTAAGTAGCCgacgaaataaacaaacaaaagtcaaaCTTAACAACGTGGGAGTTATTATTACTTTCACTCGCTTGTGGGAAAGTTGGATTcgcttattttgaattttgcataaagctacacgagggctatcttttctagccgtctctaatttagctgtataaggctaaagggaaggcaactagtcatcactgcctactcttgggctactattttaccaatgagtagtgggatttaccgccgcattataacgctcccacggctgaaagggcaagcatgtttgatgtgacagattctcgaactcgcgaccctcagattacgagtcgagtgccttaaccacatggccatgccggacccgttTGGAAGGGGAAATTTCATATCGGTTTCTCATAATAAGATGTATTGGAAGGTGTGAAAAAATACTGTATTGACTGGCGAACCGGCAAGCTTTTATGGTAATCAGTAGTATTTATAACTATTATATCATATTTCATAAAACTTCATGCCAATCAAATAGCAATAAAGAAGACGATAACAAAACCAAATTGCTTATACGTAGTCcatttgtaaaagtgttattagATATGATGGTTAAAAGAGAAGGAAATGGCTACTTATTGACTTTCAACCATTTTTGTTTcaatgtaattttcttttcaccctgtttataaatacattgtttaatctTTTACGATTCTGCTTACAAATCCTGACCTAggcagtttttttttagtttttaaactaattttattatgttCCAAATGTGCATGAAAACTGAGTAGtttgtcattattttacttgtattCTTCAGGTTTTGGATTAAACTTATAAACAGAAGATTAAAACCGTAAAacaacttgtttctccaacatctTACAAAACTTAATTTTCACATATTTCAGAAGCTTGAATATATTTATTGCAGGTCGAAaatctacaataaaaataaagttaactctaaatgtttcatttttttatatacattcatTTTGTTACGTCCTAGTTTTTATTCAGAATAAGAGGTGTGGGTATAAGGAGCATTTCAGATCTATCTTTTGTCTTCCATAAGTCACTAAGCCTTTCGTGCAACACTATAACTTGTCGtctgaaacattatttatatgtACAGTATAATACTACCTTATTTATTTCGTCATACATTTTAACACACCAACTTAACTTTAAATTAAGGTGGACAGATAAACGGACACAGTGTCTacagtaatatttattacaactaGTAAATTCTGCGGACACCTTTCGTGTTCATTTTCGCAACAGTTCGTGTTTGCGCACTTGATGGACGTCAAATAAGCTTTATATATCTACTAATGAGTAACAGTATGTTTGTTGTAAaccacagagctacacaataggctgtgcTCTGTTCGCAtcaagtatcaaaacccgatttttagcgctataagttCTCAGACGTACTTTGTGTCACCGGGAATTTTGAGCACGAGAAACGGATACGTAATAGTTTCGTCATCAAACAAAGCATTAAGTGATAGGTTTTACGTCTTTTTTCAACCAACTCATTTTCTAATCAACTATGGGAAGAGatgaattttattctgtttatttttaggCCTTagtgttgtatatatttttacatgacaaactaatttataaaattaaatgtccATAATGATATACGTCGTACACAGAACGGCTACACGGGCTTCGAAacgttattattactttaatatctTGCACTCCAATATCTAAAAGCATTTCGTATTAACTGTAGATCATCAAATCAACAACAATGTCAAGTGACAAACCCATTTACAACCTCCCGTAGCGAGTTTAGTTTTCTTTAGTCATTTCCTCATTAGGTGGCGCCCTACAAgtctttttaataaaatagaaacatataaaactatttagttaattaaatatataaaaagaggCTTTCACAATACTATATAAACTGAActgaaaatatcttaaatatacaaagcatttttaaacaaaactggTATTGGAAGGTGTGAAAGGTCGTTGTTGTTACAGCACAaccctacacaatgggctttcttcGTTCTATTCACCGTGAGAAATCGAACCTCGAATGTCCGTGAGGTGGCCGCTTACCCATAATGGTGAACCTTTTGCGATTGAGGAACAACACttgataattaaataaagtaaacactaTATGAATACTTTAATAGTTCGTTTCTCTTTTTAAGTACATTTCTTTCTAATAGCACAGACCCGCAAAACATACACAGCTGGcgaaaatcttaaggccaatgaacataaagaaaaaaaatgcattttgctttgttagattcaaccacttatttgagtagagcttcgaaagatgaaaataacaaaagggaaaatagaaaaaaaacgttttagcatttaatagggaaaatgttttaccaacgaatagtgagattgaccgtcacattataacgcccccacagctgaaagattGAGCAAGTTTGGTGAGACGATGatttcaacccgcgaccctcggattacgagtcgaatgccttaaccatctggccatgccgggcctctgtaAGAGAATCAAAACCCACTATTTGGTCACAGTCGACGCAGGAAGCTGTTAACTAGCTAGCTTCCTTCAATTTTAGTAAgtctataaattcaaaattaaagtcCTTGCGTTACTTGACGTGAAAATCTAAAACACTCGTGGTTCATGACTATTGAAAACGTAGAGAAAATGTTATGACTTTGAACCAAATAGTTTGATGTTGTTGAAGTAATCACTGCCATGTTTACTTACATTAAAAGTAGTTTAAACTTGGATAATTCCTGCCAGCTCTTTGTCACAcaaatatacatgtattgttaagttaattatttaagctatatcaaaaaacaaatagAGAAAGCCACTTCCCATTGAAAAagatggccaagtggttaggactctagactcacaatctgagagttgagtgttcgaatccccgtgcaACCAAATATagtcgtcctttcaaccgtgggagcattataatgtgtcgattaattccactattcgatgataaaagagtagtccaagagttggcagagggtggtgatggctatctgcgttcCATCTAGCTTTCACTCCTATATTACGGACGGTTAGCACAGTAGCTTTGTTGACATGCCAACAAAGATTACAAGAGACCGCATTTAATGGAAATATACTTCTTATTTAATTATCTAGGACATATtcctcttttttaattatttaggaCATATACGTTTTGTTTAATTATCTAGGACGTACTAAAATACGGCGGAAATTATTACTCATCCAAGTGCGTTAAAGAACCAAATGCATTACACCAGTGAAACAAATGTAATATAGATGTCGTATTTATTCTTTGATTCTATTTGCACTACAATGAACTAGTTTCTTTGAAGTAATCGCTCATCATTGCTGCTTGGAAGAGCAAAAGAAAATTAATGATTTCTAGACTAATCTGAGTTGAAGAATTCAAGCAAAGTCACCTGAAGTTTTAAAGTGGCCACCTAGTTGGTCTCATGCAGTAGTTTCAGTTGCTAAGatttagttttcaatttttagCTTATATCTAACATGAAAAATGCCAAACTGTATTGTAGGAAATTGTATCAATAGATCAAGAGCTGATTTTATGACATTTCGATAATAATTGTATCAATAGATCAAGAGCTGATTTTATGACGTTTCGATAATAATTGTATCAATAGATCAAGAGCTGATTTTATGACATTTCGATAATAATTGTATCAATAGATCAAGAGCTGATTTTATGACGTTTCGATAATAATTGTATCAATAGATCAAGAGCTGATTTTATGACGTTTCGATAATAATTGTATCAATAGATCAAGAGCTGATTTTATGACGTTTCGGTGATAAGTTCAcgctttattttatttcatttttccccatagataaattaatatgaataattgGTCAGTGCCATATTACAGTGGTAAATATAGCAACTTTACTTAAATGAGGTAGACATTGACTTTTTAGAATAAGTTACTTTGGATTTTATGCTCGGAATTTTCcctcagttttattattatatggtaCTTATTAACTCTATCTATTTCATTCATTTCAGAATTTTAATCAGTTTTTCCATGAAGGCAACTTGAgctgttgaaaaaaaaatggattgTAGAGAGATAAATAGTGCCTAACAAACGTCTTCCGATTGTGCTCTAAGCACTTTTATAAAATAGATCAAAATGTTCTTTAGAAGgaatatgtttttgtttcctcAACGCCTTTAAAAGGTATGCAATCATTTCGACTTTGAAATATCTTGTTCCAATTATCCAAGTATTTCTTTAAGTAGTTATATTTTGGATTAAGTGTTTAATCTGATAACATTTCTGTTGATGTtcaactgtttacagttttgtttgaagttattatTACATAGTTATAAATTGTTAGTATTTTGTTAGatgaagtttaataaattaacatCACACTTACATCTACAGGATTATCAAGAAACCAGCCAACATGCAATAGGTAGCGAATTTGAatctaaataataatagtaaactaTTCTTCACCTGATTAAAAAACACAGTAAAGAAATGTGGTTATGATAccattgttattttaaagatcACATGGAAGCCAAGATAATGGTGCTCGTttgtatacagtcatgtgaaaaagtttggACAAcctatgaaagcctatgtatttgtgtaacatttttggatatatagatatttaatctcaatttgaacaatactgagagattatagtaatataactaaacaattaaaactgaagaaaagacttttcaagatcttctgtaaatgtaattctacaaaaataaatcatattgtaactgaggaaaaagttaggacaccctaccccctaatagctagtgttaccccctttggctgaaataactgcagtgagacgcttcttgtagccatctaccagtctctgaca
Coding sequences within:
- the LOC143226331 gene encoding uncharacterized protein LOC143226331 isoform X1, with amino-acid sequence MTNNYSTFLHKCQDTVVALTRIMHDIEPLSVKRFSLLLVLLYVVFVEFSSGKYLNCLAQCQTKKDCRQCHLRLPLRFGKRNDDKIRVPMRFGKRGNLVTEEHPDDVNSLYLIQDKASDETLAVDNINDPGIKRKLELLREEAQLLSKLLGSFMEDLLDAEEEWKNK
- the LOC143226331 gene encoding uncharacterized protein LOC143226331 isoform X2; translation: MHDIEPLSVKRFSLLLVLLYVVFVEFSSGKYLNCLAQCQTKKDCRQCHLRLPLRFGKRNDDKIRVPMRFGKRGNLVTEEHPDDVNSLYLIQDKASDETLAVDNINDPGIKRKLELLREEAQLLSKLLGSFMEDLLDAEEEWKNK